From Leptospira langatensis, the proteins below share one genomic window:
- the malQ gene encoding 4-alpha-glucanotransferase produces MTQEEEEICLALGILPKYYDLDGNLHSIRPENIRSFLLAMGCPEEDANNPRRALAGINRANSSRSLEPVYFIELSSPEKKISIRWPFAEFPEDTFLRVDWESGRSSEIRLCEVPIERMKDDTKHFSYLVSLDGHLELGYHRLTLHNVLGSMSGNNSTLIVHPSECYLPPDRRKKKGISIQLYSLRSEQNDGIGDFNDLLNVLENCAENGYECIGINPIHFPYPSASSDFSPYFAWSRSFRSYLYIHIPWVLEEFGLTKTSEWYHKERKKKIQKEAKNKYIDYLAVHDFKLRSLAIAYSEFVSEYAQLSREMDINFFSFISDKGEELLYHASAAEKKLSESVFSHSGLFFPWKFSEDTFHFYKERGKYFIIFLVWLAERQYERTLAEFRKRGIRLMGDLAVGSDPHGSESQYYFDVFGIDAYMGAPPDRFSPLGQNWGVYPTVPRQMRETGYRHFISLLQTNMIEDGMLRIDHAVGLHRVYWIPQDSSSGAYILYPFLELSKIIALESHRKRCVVVAEDLGNVPEMFRRNLMSLGMYSSRVFYFEKTESGKFSPPEEYPKLSVSVHNTHDLPTLRGFWTGFDIDFRKRTSIWDEATSNVYFQIRDREKKGICDMLQEEGFLDHCPEHYSSEVRDALFRYLYMSGSEFTFFSLNDILMEEDQTNFPGTTDQYPNWSIRYSKSVHEIDLSAYYGGVKNESKQT; encoded by the coding sequence ATGACCCAAGAGGAAGAAGAGATCTGTCTCGCCTTAGGGATACTGCCTAAATACTACGACTTGGATGGAAATCTACATTCTATCCGACCAGAGAATATTAGATCATTCCTATTGGCAATGGGTTGCCCCGAAGAGGATGCGAACAATCCGAGGCGCGCACTAGCCGGGATCAATAGAGCGAATTCCTCTAGATCTCTCGAGCCCGTTTATTTCATCGAACTATCTTCTCCAGAAAAGAAGATCTCGATCCGATGGCCCTTTGCTGAATTCCCAGAAGATACGTTTCTGAGAGTAGATTGGGAGTCCGGGAGATCCTCAGAGATACGTCTTTGCGAAGTCCCGATCGAAAGAATGAAAGATGACACAAAACACTTCTCTTATCTGGTCTCCCTAGATGGACATCTTGAGTTGGGATATCATCGTCTTACGCTTCATAATGTTCTCGGATCTATGTCTGGAAACAATTCTACACTGATCGTTCATCCTAGTGAATGCTATCTTCCTCCTGATCGTAGAAAGAAGAAAGGGATTAGCATTCAATTGTATTCTCTTCGTTCCGAACAGAACGATGGGATCGGCGATTTCAATGACTTGCTAAACGTTTTGGAGAATTGTGCGGAGAACGGATATGAATGCATAGGTATAAATCCGATCCACTTTCCGTATCCTTCTGCTTCCTCCGATTTTAGTCCGTATTTTGCGTGGAGCCGTTCCTTCCGCAGTTATCTGTATATCCATATTCCCTGGGTGCTAGAGGAATTCGGATTAACTAAGACGTCAGAGTGGTATCATAAGGAGAGAAAGAAGAAGATCCAAAAGGAAGCAAAGAACAAATACATCGACTATTTAGCGGTTCATGATTTCAAATTGAGATCCCTAGCGATCGCGTACTCCGAATTCGTTTCCGAGTATGCGCAACTATCCAGAGAAATGGACATCAATTTCTTTTCTTTTATATCGGATAAAGGAGAAGAATTACTTTATCACGCAAGCGCTGCGGAAAAGAAACTTTCCGAATCGGTATTTTCCCATTCGGGCCTTTTCTTCCCTTGGAAGTTCTCTGAGGATACATTCCACTTTTATAAAGAACGGGGAAAATACTTCATTATATTCCTCGTATGGCTAGCGGAAAGACAATACGAAAGGACGCTCGCAGAATTCCGAAAACGCGGGATCCGATTAATGGGAGATCTCGCTGTCGGATCCGACCCACATGGCTCGGAATCGCAATATTATTTCGATGTTTTTGGAATAGACGCGTATATGGGAGCGCCACCGGATCGATTCTCTCCTTTAGGGCAGAACTGGGGAGTCTATCCTACTGTTCCTAGGCAAATGCGAGAAACTGGTTACCGTCACTTCATCTCACTTCTCCAAACCAATATGATCGAAGACGGGATGCTTCGGATCGACCATGCGGTCGGATTGCATCGAGTCTATTGGATCCCTCAGGATTCCAGTTCAGGAGCGTATATCCTATATCCCTTTTTGGAATTGAGTAAGATTATAGCCTTGGAGAGCCATCGCAAACGATGCGTCGTCGTCGCAGAAGATTTAGGCAATGTTCCCGAGATGTTCCGCAGGAACTTGATGAGCCTGGGCATGTATTCCTCTCGTGTTTTCTATTTTGAGAAAACAGAATCCGGAAAGTTTTCCCCACCTGAAGAATATCCTAAGCTTTCCGTATCTGTGCATAATACCCACGATCTTCCTACGTTGAGAGGATTTTGGACCGGTTTCGATATAGACTTCCGAAAACGTACCTCCATCTGGGACGAAGCGACTTCTAACGTATACTTTCAGATCCGCGATCGGGAAAAAAAGGGGATCTGCGACATGCTGCAAGAAGAAGGATTCTTGGACCACTGTCCGGAACACTATTCCTCGGAAGTTCGAGATGCCTTATTCAGATATTTGTATATGAGCGGATCCGAATTCACTTTCTTTTCCCTAAACGATATCCTTATGGAAGAGGATCAGACCAACTTTCCAGGGACCACGGATCAGTATCCGAATTGGTCTATCCGTTATTCGAAATCCGTTCATGAGATCGATCTATCCGCTTATTATGGGGGAGTGAAAAATGAGTCAAAACAAACATAA
- a CDS encoding glycogen/starch/alpha-glucan phosphorylase, with translation MSQNKHKKILDLFDIDLKIETDSLSSSIVKKLEYELGKYKTDTHTSDIYKALALSVRDLLISHWNDIQEQYRKHKVRKVYYLSIEYLLGTLLKTNLINLGIYEIAEKAVSNLGYDLKELIECEPDAALGNGGLGRLAACFLDSLATLDLPAQAAGIRYEYGIFRQEIRNGFQREYPENWLNQDNPWEIPRTDHIYPIQFSGSLKTDVDHKGQNFVIWEPREIVLAEAYDVFIPGYQTKTVTNLRLWKAKSSREFNLDYFNHGDYLRAIEDKQKSENISKVLYPNDSIEQGRELRLKQEYFLVCATLQDALSQFIMEEGEKWEQLPNRLVFHLNDTHPTLAIPEFMRLLIDRHRVAWDLAWKYTTECFAYTNHTIMPEALESWSVDLLESILPRHLQLIYEINFKFLEDLRKEGVSDDIIQKVSIVEEGSPKRIRMFNLALVASSSVNGVANLHTEILKKQLFREYSSLYPHKFINVTNGVAHRRWLLSANPALSDLITARIGDGWKRDLTQISLLEEFATDKDFCAQWARIKETNKQKLADLTYKLVGIKIDPNSLFDVQIKRIHEYKRQFLNVLRLVHDCQRLREFPSLSYAPRTVFFAGKAAPGYRRAKLIIKLIHAVGNVINNDPEVNQRLKVVFLPNYNVSLAEKIFPASDLSEQISAPGTEASGTGNMKFMLNGSLTVCTMDGANVEIIGNVGRENIYVFGNSVDELKQLRDSGYDPKEMVREDESLRNAVNAIRKGFFSKEATSLFEDLCKGLLEEGDPYYLLADFKPYISVQNQISSDYFFKETWCQKTVINAARAGSFSTDRVVSEYARKIWNLREFYPIP, from the coding sequence ATGAGTCAAAACAAACATAAGAAGATATTAGATCTATTCGATATCGATCTAAAGATCGAAACGGACTCGCTTAGCTCGAGCATAGTGAAGAAGCTAGAATACGAGCTCGGAAAATATAAGACGGACACTCACACTTCCGATATTTATAAGGCATTGGCATTGTCCGTTCGAGACTTACTCATTAGTCATTGGAACGATATACAGGAGCAATATAGAAAGCACAAAGTCAGAAAAGTATACTACCTTTCTATCGAATACCTTCTAGGTACATTATTAAAAACGAATTTAATCAATCTAGGGATCTATGAGATAGCGGAGAAAGCAGTCTCCAATCTTGGCTACGACCTGAAGGAGCTGATCGAATGCGAACCGGATGCTGCATTGGGAAATGGAGGATTAGGAAGGCTTGCCGCTTGTTTTCTGGATTCCTTGGCAACCTTAGATCTTCCCGCTCAGGCGGCTGGGATCCGTTATGAGTATGGGATCTTTCGTCAGGAAATTCGGAACGGCTTCCAAAGAGAATATCCGGAGAACTGGTTAAACCAAGATAACCCTTGGGAAATCCCTAGAACGGATCATATCTATCCGATTCAATTCTCCGGGTCCCTGAAGACGGATGTGGATCATAAAGGGCAGAATTTTGTAATTTGGGAGCCTAGAGAGATAGTACTCGCGGAAGCGTATGACGTGTTCATTCCAGGCTACCAAACAAAGACAGTCACGAATCTTCGGTTATGGAAGGCAAAATCGAGTAGAGAGTTCAACTTGGACTACTTCAATCACGGGGACTATTTGCGAGCCATTGAAGATAAACAGAAATCCGAGAATATCTCCAAGGTATTGTATCCGAACGATAGCATTGAACAAGGAAGGGAACTTCGCTTAAAGCAGGAATATTTTCTAGTATGCGCCACATTGCAGGATGCGCTCTCCCAGTTCATAATGGAGGAAGGGGAAAAATGGGAACAACTGCCGAATCGATTGGTGTTTCATCTAAACGATACTCATCCGACATTAGCCATTCCTGAATTCATGCGCCTACTGATCGACCGACATAGAGTCGCTTGGGATCTGGCCTGGAAATATACAACGGAATGCTTTGCTTATACAAATCATACCATTATGCCGGAAGCTCTCGAAAGTTGGTCTGTAGATCTTTTGGAGTCCATTCTTCCGAGGCATTTGCAATTGATCTATGAGATCAACTTTAAGTTCTTAGAGGATCTGAGAAAAGAAGGTGTCTCGGACGATATCATTCAAAAAGTCTCTATCGTTGAAGAAGGCAGCCCTAAGAGGATCCGGATGTTCAATTTGGCCTTGGTTGCTTCTTCTTCTGTGAATGGGGTCGCAAATCTTCATACGGAAATCTTGAAAAAACAGTTATTCCGTGAATACTCCTCTTTATATCCGCATAAATTCATCAACGTAACGAATGGAGTGGCTCACAGAAGATGGCTGCTGTCTGCTAACCCGGCGCTTTCGGATCTGATCACCGCTAGGATAGGCGACGGATGGAAAAGAGATCTTACCCAAATCTCCCTCTTAGAGGAATTTGCTACAGATAAGGATTTCTGTGCGCAGTGGGCCAGGATCAAGGAAACTAACAAACAAAAATTAGCCGATCTGACATATAAGCTTGTCGGGATCAAGATCGATCCGAATTCACTATTCGATGTGCAGATAAAAAGGATCCACGAGTACAAGCGACAATTTCTGAATGTGCTCCGGCTCGTTCATGATTGTCAAAGATTGAGGGAATTTCCTTCGCTTTCCTATGCTCCTAGGACCGTCTTCTTTGCAGGGAAGGCCGCGCCTGGTTATAGAAGGGCAAAGCTCATCATTAAACTGATCCATGCCGTGGGGAATGTGATCAATAACGATCCTGAAGTAAACCAAAGATTGAAAGTCGTCTTTCTGCCTAACTACAATGTAAGTTTAGCCGAAAAAATATTTCCGGCAAGCGATCTTTCCGAACAGATCTCTGCCCCCGGCACAGAGGCATCCGGAACAGGAAATATGAAATTTATGCTGAACGGGAGTTTAACTGTCTGTACGATGGACGGTGCCAATGTAGAGATAATTGGGAATGTGGGAAGAGAGAATATCTACGTATTCGGGAATTCAGTAGATGAATTAAAACAACTTAGGGACTCCGGATACGATCCGAAAGAGATGGTCCGTGAAGACGAGAGTCTGCGAAACGCGGTCAACGCGATCAGAAAGGGTTTCTTTTCCAAAGAAGCCACGAGTTTATTCGAGGATCTTTGCAAGGGGCTGTTAGAAGAAGGCGACCCATACTATCTTCTGGCAGATTTCAAACCGTACATTTCAGTCCAAAATCAGATCTCTTCGGATTATTTTTTCAAAGAAACTTGGTGCCAAAAGACAGTGATCAATGCGGCTCGGGCTGGTAGCTTTTCTACCGATCGAGTAGTTTCCGAATATGCGAGAAAGATCTGGAACCTTCGGGAATTCTACCCGATCCCATAG